From Streptomyces sp. SAI-135:
GCATCGAGGATCCGGCCCTGCTCGTGCTCTACAGCGACGGCCTGGTCGAGTCCCGGGACGCCGACATAGACCAGGAGATCGCCCGTCTGGCCCGGGCACTCGACGCGGCGGCCGTCGACCACGACCCGCTCCCCTCCCTGTGCCGACGGCTGCTGCACGCCCCCTCCGATCCGGCCGGGGCCGACGACCGGACCCTGCTGCTCGCCGAACTCCAGCCCGTCAAGCGTTAGTTCAGGCCATCAGGTTCGCCCACACGGCGTTGCCGCCGGTGAGTCTTGAGCGGTCCACCCCCCAGGTGTCCGCGAGTTCCTCCACCAGGAACAGCCCGCGCCCGCCCTCGTCGTCGAGGCCCGCACGGCACCGGCGCAGCCGGGGACCCGAGTGGTCGTGGTCGTGCACCTCCAGCCGCAGGATCTCGTCGGTGACCAGTCCGATGCCGCACAGGATGCGCGCGCTGAGGGTGTGGCACACGGCGTTGGTGGCCAGTTCGGACAGGAGCAGCACCGCGTCCGAGCACAGCTCGCCCGGCAGGCTCCAGGCCTTGAGCCGGGTGCCGACGGAGCGCCGGGCGACCCCGACGCTGGAGCGGTGGGCGGGAAGTTCGATCCAGTGGGTGCGTTCCTGGTCCACGGCGTCTAACAGCTGCGGGGACGAGGTCGTGTGGGGGGACACGGTGTTGGCCTTCCGTGGGGGCGGCGGCGCGGCCGGGCGAGACGCATCGGGGACAGAGTCTTGCCAACCCGCCCGCGGGTGGGGACGGTTGGCGTCACTGTGCGCGCGTTCGGCGGCACGGTTCACACAAGTAATCATGCTCGCACCCAAGTTCAACCTGCAACCGGCTCCCTGATAATTTCAGAAAGCCGATATCCGCCTGGTCGCGTCAGCAAGTCGCTGACACACTCGGGCCGGTGACAGCCCCTCAGGAGGTCAGGACGTGAGCGAAGGCCGTACGGGCACGGGTGGCACCAGTGCTCCCACCGTGCTGCGCATGATCCTGGGCCGGCGACTGCAGGAACGCAGACAGGACGCGGGCGCCTCCCTGGAGGACGCGGCCAAGGCGCTCCGGGTCACCTCCCTGACCATCCGCCGCCTGGAGAAGGCCGAGGTCGCCCTCAAGCCGCTCTACGTCGAGAAGCTGCTGGAGACCTACGGGGCGGACCGGCAGGAGATCGACGAGTTCGTGGTGCTCGCCGAGCGGGCCAACGAACCCGGCTGGTGGCACACCTACCGGGACGTCCTGCCGAACTGGTTCAGCGCCTACGTCAGCCTGGAGGCGGGGGCCAGGACCCTGCGCACCTACGAACCCCATTACGTCACGGGGCTGCTGCAGACCCACGCCTACGCGCGCGGAGTGCTGCGGGGCGGTTTCCCGAACGAGGCCGACGAGGACCTCGGGCGGCGCGTGGACCTGCGGCTGCGCCGCCAGAGCCTGCTGGACAGACCCGACGCGCCCACGCTGTGGGTGGTCATGGAAGAGGCCGTGCTGCACCGGGTGGTCGGCGGCCCCGAGGTGATGCGGGAGCAGATCGAGCGGCTCCTGGAGGTCTCGGAACTGGACCACGTCAGCGTGGACGTCGTGCCGTTCACCGCGGGCGCCCACGTGGGCGCGTGCGCGCCGTTCACCTACTTCCGCTTCGAGGAGCCGGAACTCCCGGACGTCGTCTACACCGAGGTCCTCACCGGGGCGATGTACCTGGACCAGCGTTCCGACGTGGCGGCGCATCTGGAGGCGCACAACCGCATGTCCCTGCTGACCTCGGACGCGGACAGCAAGGCACTCCTGAACCGCATGCGCAAGGAGTACTCATGACCAGCACCGACTGTCACGTCTACAACGGGATGCCCGCCACCGAACTCGGCGAGCAGGGCTGGGAGTCCCCGTGGAGCGGACCCAACGGCGGCCAGTGCGTGCAGACCAAGCTCCTGGCCGACGGCCGGGTGGCGCTGCGGCAGTCGACCGATCCGGCCGGACCCGCGCTGATCTACACCCCGCAGGAGATCGCCGCGTTCGTCGCGGGCGTCAAGCGGGGCCTCGCCGACCACCTCACGGCCGGCTGACCCACGACCCGAGCCGGACCTGCCCCGGCAGCGACCTGCCCGACACCCCCACGCACACCACCTGAAAGGGACAGGATGACCAACTCCCACGCCGCGCGGGAGATCGACACCAGCCGGCCCCACTCCGCCCGGATGTACGACTACTACCTCGGCGGCAAGGACCACTTCGACGTCGACAAGCAGGCGGCCGAGACCGTCGCGGCCACCTACCCCGGCATCTTCACGTGCGCCCGCGAGATCCGCTCGTTCATGCACCGCGCCACCCGTGTCCTCGCGCAGGAGTACGGCATCCGCCAGTGGCTCGACATCGGCACCGGCATCCCCACCGAGCCGAACCTGCACCAGGTCGCCCAGTCCGTGGCACCCGAGGCACGGGTGGTCTACGCCGACAACGACCCGCTGGTCCTCAAGTACGCCGAGCGCCTGATGCGCAACACCCCCGAGGGCCGCACGGCGTACGTCCAGGGCGACTTCACCGACCCCGAGGCCATCCTCGGCTCCCCCGAGCTGGCCAGGACCCTGGACCTGAACCGGCCCGTGGCCCTGTCCCTCAACGCCATCCTGCACTTCGTGCCGGACGACTGGGACCCGTACGGCATCGTCTCGCGCCTCCTGGACGCCCTGCCCTCGGGCAGCGCCCTGGCCGTCAGTCACTGCACGGGAGACTTCGCCCCGGAACTCTGGGCGAAGCTGGTCGGCATCTACGCCGCCGGCGGCACCCGGGCCCAGGTGCGCAGCCAGGCGGAGGTGGCCCGCTTCTTCAAGGGCCTGGATCTGCTCGACCCGGGTGTCTCCCTGACCCACCGCTGGCGCCCCGACGACCCGCAGGGCCCGGGCCCGGAGCTCACCGACGCCGAGGTCAGCGCATGGGCCGGGGTGGGCATCAAGCCGTGACACGGCGCCGGCCGTGCGGGGGCCCGGACGCACCCGCGCGGCCGGACGGCCCGGGCGGTCGGCGGCCGTCAGCGGAGCAGCAGGTCGATCACCCCCGTCAGGTCCTCCTCACCGCTGCCCTCGGCCAGCCGGCGGCGCATCAACGCGAAGTAGGGGCTGAGCAGTTCCGGGCTGACGCCCTGCTGCTGCGCGGTGCGCAGGAAGGTCGGGACGCCGGCCACCTGCATGGCGAGGCTGGAGACGACCCCCTGGGTGTAATCGCCGCTCCGGAGCTGCTCGGCGGTCAGGTGCACGGCCGGGGCCATCGCCGTGAGCCAGTCGGCGAGCAGCGGGGCGAAGGACGCGGGGTCGATGTCCTCCTTGCGGATCAGGGCGAAGGCGTGCGCGGCTCCCGCGAACATGCCGTACATGGCGCTGAGCAGGGCCACGTCGTGCAGCGCGGCGAAGCCCGCGTCCCGGCCGACGTATGTGGTGCCGGCCGGCACCGCCAGCGTCTCGCGGTGCCGCTCGAACAGGTCCTGCGAGCCGCTGTAGAAGACGTAGCCACCGGCCTCGGGGGCACCGATCATCGGCGGAACGGCCATGATCCCGCCGTCCAGGTAGCGGGCTCCCCGCTCGCGGGCCCACTCGGCGCGCTCGCGAGCCTGGGCGGGGGTCCCGGTGGTCAGGTTCACCAGGTCCCGGCCGGCCAGGTCGGCGCCGGCCAGCGTCTCCTCGACCGAGGCGTCGTCCAACAGGCAGATCACGACCAGGGAGTTCGCGGAGACCGCGTCGGCCGCGCTGTCAGCGACCTTGGCGCCCTCTGCGGCAAGAGGCCTGGCACGGGCCGGAGTCCGGTTCCAGACGGTGAGCGGATGGCCCGCGGCCAGCCAGGCCCGGGCCAGTGCCGATCCCATCGCGCCGAGGCCCAGGAGTGAGAGGGAGGTCTTCTCAACAGTGTTCTGTGTCATGCCGATCAGGCTGGTCACAGGCCCGCGGGAGATCAAGTACGCACTTCGGAGTGGGTGGTTACCCCGGGGTGAGCGAGCACGTCGAAGGGGTGGGACATGACGACGCTGAACCGGCCCGGCGCGCCGGACGGGCACATCTGCGGGATCGACGCGGCGATGGAGGTGATCGGCGGCAAGTGGAAGGTGCTGATCCTCTGGGCGCTCCACGAGCACCCCTGCCGCCGCTTCGGCGAGCTGCGCCGGCTGCTCCCGGGGATCACCGAGAAGGTGCTCGCCTCCCATCTGCGCGAGCTGGAAACGGACGGCGTGGTGCTCCGCGTCTCCTACGACGAGGTGCCGCCGCGCGTCGAGTACTCCCTGACCGAGGACGGCGAGCGCCTCAACGACGCGCTCCGGCCGCTGGCCGCCTGGGGGCGCGGACGGTCCACCTGACCCGGCGACGGGCCCCGGCCGTGCCGTGACAGGATCCGCTGTCATGAGCATCGAAGCGGGAGACCGGCCCGTCGCCCTGGTCACCGGATCCACGTCGGGCATCGGCGAGGCCGTCGTACGGCGGCTCGCGGCGGACGGGACACGGGTCGTCGTGCACTCTCGGCGCAGCGCTGAGGCCGGGCAGGCGCTGGCGGCGCAGCTCGGCGGCCTCTACCTCCAGGCGGACCTCGGCGTCGAGGAGGAGGCCACAGGGCTGGTCGAGAGGGCGCTGGACCACTTCGGGCGGCTGGACGTCCTGGTGAACAACGCGGGCATCAGTTGGCCGATCCCGCACGCGGACCTCGCGGCGGCCACCGCGGAGGACTGGCGGCACCTGCTGGAGGTCAACCTCATCGCGCCCTGGCTGCTGTGCACCGCCGCCCTTCCGGCGCTACGGCGGTCCCCGGGGGGCGGCAGCATCGTCAACATCACCAGCCACGCCGGCGTACGGCCCAAGGGCTCCTCGGTGCCGTACGCGGCGAGCAAGGCCGCGCTGAACCACGTGACCCGGCTGCTCGCGGCCGCGCTCGGGCCCGAGGTACGGGTCAACGCGGTGGCACCGGGACTCGTGGACACGCCCATGACGAAGGACTGGGCGCAGGCGCACGAGCTGTGGCGGGAGCGTGCGCCGATGCACCGCCCGGCCCGGCCCGAGGACGTGGCCGGCCTGGTGGCGTCGGTCATCGCCAGCGGCTATCTGACCGGTGAGGTCATCGTGCTCGACGGCGGCCTGAACCTGACCTGAGTGCCTGCCCGGTCCTACGGGCTGCCGTCGGTGCCGCTGTCGGGAGCGGCCTGGACCAGGCCCGTGCGGTAGGCGATGACGACGAGTTGGGCGCGGTCGCGGGCGTCGAGCTTCGTCATGGCGCGCTGCACGTGGGCGCGGACGGTGAAGGGACTGAGGAACATCCGCTCGGCGATCTCCTGGTTGGACAGGCCGGTCGCGACCAGGGCCACCATCTCGCGTTCGCGCGGGGTGAGCACGGCGAGCCGTTCGGGGCGGTGCGCGGGGAGGTCGTCCGGTGTGGCGAGGAAGCGGGCGACCAGGGAGCGGGTCGCGGCGGGGGACAGAAGGGTGTCGCCCGCGGCGATCGTCCGCACCGCGTCCAGCAGGTCCTCGGCCCCGATGCCCTTGCCGATGAAGCCGCCGGCCCCGGCCCGCAGTGCCTGGGCGACGTACTCGTCGGTCTCGTACGTGGTGAGGATCAGGATGCGGCTGGCCCGCAGGCCGGGGTCCGCGCAGATCTCGGACGTGGCGGTGAGTCCGTCCACCTCGGGCATGCGGATGTCCATGACCACCACGTCCGGGTGCAGCTCCCGGGTGAGTCGCACCGCCTCCCGGCCGTCGGCGGCCTCACCGACCACGGTGATGTCGTCGGCGGAGTCGAGCAGCATCCGGAAGGCACCGCGCAACAGGGCCTGGTCGTCGGCGAGCAGCACCCGCAGCGTCACCGCGCCTCCCCCGTCTCCGCCTCGACGGTCGCCGAGTCGGCCGTCCGTCCCTCGGCGACCGTGGCTCCACCGGTCCCCCGCGGTCTGTCCTTGCCGGTCGGGAGGGGCAGCTCGGTGGAGACGAGGAAACCGCCCTCCGGGCGCCTGCCCGCGGAGAGCTGCCCCCCGACCGCGGTGGCACGTTCCCGCATTCCGATCAGACCGTATCCGGACGGACGGTCCCCCACCACGGGCACGCTCGGCCCCGTGGACGCCGTCGACGCTGTACGGGCGCCCCCGCCGTCGTCAGCGACGGTGATGGTCACCCGATCGCGGTTCCAGACCAGTCCCACCCGGGCGGTGCCGGTGCCGGCGTGCTTGGTCACGTTGGTCAGGGCCTCCTGGACGATGCGGTAGGCGGTGAGGTCCACTCCTGGCGGCAGTGGCCTGGCCGTGCCCTCCTGGTGCACCGACACCTGAAGTCCCGCGCGGCGGAAGGACTCCAGGAGGGTGGGCAGCCGGGACAGCCCGGGTGCCGGTTCGGCGGGCGCGGCCGCGTCCCCGGACTGACGCAGCAGACCGACCGTGGCCCGCAGGTCGTCGAGCGCGTCGCTGGTGGTCTCGACGAGCTCGTGGAGGCTCTTGCGGGTCTGCTCCGGGCGGGTGTCGAAGAGGTGGGCCGCGACCGTGGCCTGCGCGTTGGCCAGGGTGATCTGGTGGGCCACCAGGTCGTGCAGTTCCCTGGCGATGCGCACCCGCTCCTCGGCCACCCGGCGACGCGCCTCGCTGTCCCGGCTCTGCTCGGCCCGCAGGGCCCGTTCCTCCATGGCCGCCAGGTAGGCCCGCCGGTTCTGCACCGAGTGCCCCAGCACTCCGGCCACCAGCGGGAACGCCGCCACCGCCCCCACCCTGCTGGCGTCCTTCCACGAGAGGGCGCCGAACAGGGGGGTCGAGGCGACCAGCAGTGCGGTGGAGACGAGCGCCACCGCGCCGGCCGCCCGCCGTTCGGTGCGCGCGGTGAGCGCGTAGGAGTACGCGGTGATCACGGCGGGGGCCACGATGAGGGGGCTGAGCAGCAGCCCCAGGAAGGGCGCCAGCACACCGCTCGCGGTGGTGACGGCCATGGCGGCCAGCGGCGCCCGGTGCCGTACCGGCAGCACGGCACAGGACACCACGGCGATCACGTAGCCGGTGGCGGACGGCGGTGACAGCGTGCTGCCGTCGTTCACCACACCGCCGAACAGACAGAGCGCGAACGCCGTCGCCGTGATCGCCGCCTCCCGCCACCACCTGCCGCGCGGTCGCGGGCCGCCGCCCCCCGTGTTCGTCATGGCCGGCTCAGTCCCGGCCGACGGGCAGTCGCCGCACCGCGGGGTCCGAGGCGCCGGCGGGGGCGGGGACACGCCTGCTCAGTGCCTCACCCTCGATGTCGACATTCGGCAGCACGCGGTTCAGGATACGGGGCAGCCACCAGGCCCGGTGGCCGAGCAGAGCCAGGACGGCGGGCACGATCGCCATCCGCACCACGAAGGCGTCGAAGGCGACGGCGGCGGCCAGACCGACGCCCATCGTCTGGATCGTCGGACTGTTCATGCCGACGAATCCGGCGAACACGCTCACCATGATGATCGCCGCCGCGGCCACCACCCGTCCGCTGTGCCGGAACCCGTGGACGATCGCCTCGCCGGGGGACGCGCCATGGACGTAGGCCTCCCGCATGCGGGTGAGGAGGAAGACCTCGTAGTCCATGGCGAGGCCGAACACGATGCCGATGATCAGGATCGGCATCAGGGACATGACGGGTCCGGTCTGTTCGATGCCGAGCAGGTCCGCCGCCCAGCCCCACTGGAAGACGGCGACGAGGACACCGAAGGCGGCACCCACCGACAGCAGGAAGCCGAGAGCCGCCTTCACCGGGACCAGAACCGAACGGAAGACCACCGTCAGCAGGAGGACGGCCAGGCCGACGACCACGCTCAGATAGGGGACGAGGGCGTCGGACATGGCTTCGGAGATGTCGATGTTCAGCGCGGTGGTCCCGGTCACCAGGATGCCGGAGCCGGTGTCCGCCTCGACGCCCTCAGCCGCGTGCCGGATCGCGTGCACCAGGTCCTTGGTCTCGCCGCTGTTCGGTGCGGTGCGCGGGACGGCGGTGAGGACGGCCGTGTTCCCGGCCCGGTTGAGCACCGGCTCGCCGACCGACGCCACCCCGTCCACGGCGCGCACGGTCTTGGCGACCAGGTCCGTAGTGGCCCGGGTGTCGGCGGATCCGGACATGTCGACGACCACGGTCAGCGGGCCGTTGAAGCCGGGGCCGAACCCCTCGGACAGCAGGTCGTAGGCGCGACGCTGGGTGGTCTCGACCGACTTGGACTCGTCTCCGGGCAGCCCGAGTTCGAGGCTCAGCGCCGGCAGGGCCACGGCGCCCAGACCGAGCCCGGCGGCCATCAGCACGGCCACCGGCCGGCGCAGCACGAACCGCGCCCAGCGGCTGCCGAGCCCGGCCCGGGCGGGTGTGCCGGGCACCGGGGGCGGGGTTCCTCGCCGGGCGGCCTTGCGGGCAGCGCGGGAGAGGACCCGCCGGCCGAAGAAGCCGAACAGCGCGGGGACCAGGGTCAGGGCGACGAGTACGGCGAGGGCCACGGCACCCGCGCCCCCCAGGCCCATCTTGGTGAGTTCGGGGATTCCGACGACCCCCAGCCCGACCAGGGCGATGATCACGGTCGCGCCGGCGAAGACCACGGCGGACCCTGCCGTGCCCACGGCCCGGCCGGCGGCCTCCTCCGGCTCACTGCCCCGGGCGCGCTCGTCACGGAAGCGGGAGGTGATGAACAGCGCGTAGTCGATGCCGACCGCCAGCCCCAGCATCAGCGCGAGGACGGCGACGGTGGACGTCAGGCCGAGTGGAGCGGCCAGCGCGGAGACCAGTCCGAAGGCGATGGCCACGCCCACGAAGGCGGTCAGCAGGGACAGTCCGGCGGCGACCAGCGACCCGAGGGCGAGGACCAGCACCACCGCGGCCACCGCCACGCCGATCATCTCCGTGGTCCCGCCCAGCTCCTCCTCCGCGTCCAGGGCCGAGCCGCCGATCTCCACGGTCAGCCCCGCGTCACGGGCCCGGCCCGCGGCGTCCTCCAGGGCGCTCTTCGTCGAGGCGGTCAGATCGACGGCGTCCGCGGTGTAGAGAATCGTGGAGTAGGCGATGGTGCCGTCCTTGCTGACGGCACCGGTCGTGTAGGGATCGGTGGCCGAGGCGACCTGTTCGCCCCGGTCCAGCGAGCCGAGCGCGTCCGCGACGGCCGCCTTGTTCCGACCGGCCGTCACCCGCTGTCCGTCCGGCGCCTGGAACACCAGGCGGGCCTCGGCTCCTTGGGAGTTGCTCTGCGGGAACCGCTCGTCCAGCAGGTCGAACGCCTTCTGGGACTCGGTGCCGGGCATGGCGAGGTCCTCCTCCTCGCCGGCCGGCGCCAGGGCGGCCGCGCCGACGGCCAGCACCAGGACACCCAGCCACAGACCACCCACGAGGCGGCGCCGCCGGAAGGCCCACCGTCCGATCCGGTAGAGAAAAGTAGCCACCTGTCGATCACTCCAGACGCCGCTAGGCAGGGGGGATGTGCGGGATGCGCACGCCTCCAACCCTTCCTTCCGGCGCCCGACGGGACATCGTCCTGCGCCGCCGTCTCCGCCTGGTGCACCCGGACCAGCCGGACACGCCTCCTGGTGCGCACGCACTACGTGGTCGCAGCCGAGGGGAGTTGGTCGGGGAGGCGTCACTGGTGCTGCACGCGGACGTGCGCAACGGCAGCCAACCTGACCACCGGCTCACCGACCCCTTGGACGATCCGGCGCGGACCTCGCTGATTTACTGGGCGTGCCGGTACTCGCGGTGAGCGAGTGGGCCGCGACGGCGCACGACCATCCGTTCCGAGAGGGGCACAGCACGATGACGAGCCGGGACGCCGCCGTACTCGACGATCCGGTGGGCGCGTCGCTGCGCGGTCCCCATACGAGCCTGGCCCGCAGGCACGGCCGGGCCGCCGCCTATCTGCCCGAGGTGGCGACCTTCGCCGCGGTGTCGCCCGAGCCGGAGGCGGCTGACTGGGAAGACCTGGCGCGGCTGCTGGGCCCCGGCGCGTTCGCCGACATGTTCAGCGCCGAGGGGACCCCGCCCCCGGACTGGGCGCCGGTCTTCGCCCTCGAAGGACGGCAGATGATCCGGGCCGCCACCGATTCGGCCGAGGGCATCGACACCGGTGTGGTCGAACTGGGTGCGGCCGACGTGCCCGAGATGCTCGCCCTCGCCGCGCTGACCCGGCCGGGACCGTTCTGGCCGCGCACCCATGAACTCGGCACCTACCTCGGGATCCGTGCCCACGGCAGGCTCGTGGCCATGGCGGGCGAGCGGCTCCGGCCGCCCGGCTGGGCCGAGATCAGCGCCGTGTGCACGGCACCCGAGGCACGCGGACAGGGCCACGCCGCCCGCCTGGTGAACGCGCTCAGCGCACGCATCCTCGCCCGCGGCGAACGCCCCTTCCTGCATGTGGCGGAGGCCAACACCGCCGCGATCGCGCTCTACGAACGGCTCGGCTTCGGCACCCGCAGGCCCGTGACCTTCCGCGGCTTTTGCATCCCGTGAGGCTCGGTGAGCACGGCGCGCGGTGAAACCGATCGGCCCTCGACGCTCGTCCTCCCCACCGACCACATCACGCGGGCCGGTCCACGCCCCGCGCCGAGCAGTCCAGGGGGAAACCACCATGCCGATCCGCCCTTCCGCAAGAACCCGTGCGGGCACCCGCACGGCCGGTGCCGTCACGACCACCGTGCTCGCCGCGGCCGCGCTTCTGTCCACCGCCGCTCCCGCCTCGGCCGTCAAGGGCGGCCGCCCGGTCACCACGGCGGCCAGGCCGTACGCCATGCTGATCGAGTTCGAGGGCAGCCAGTTCTGCACCGGGACGCTCATCGCGCCCACGAAGGTGCTCACGGCCGGGCACTGCGTGGAGAGCGCCGGTGACGTGTCCTCGCTGACGGTCGTCGGCGGCCGCACCCAGGTGGACGGCACCGGCGGCACGGAGCGGGCGGTCACCTCGGCCCGGATGGACTCGCGTTACGGATCGCCCGGTTACGCCCACGACGCCGCGGTCCTCACCCTGGACGCGCCGATGCCGTACCGGACGATCAAGGTGGCAGGCCCCGGCGACGCCAAGCTGGTGGCCGACGGCCGGAAGGCCACCGTGCTCGGCTGGGGACGTACCGGGCCCGGCGTCAAGGGAACCAGGCTCAAGCAGGCCACCCTCGTCATCTCGCCCGTCACCGCCTGCCGGCCGTACACCGACCAGGACACCGATCCCGCCGAGATGCTGTGCGGCATGCCCCGCCCCGGCACCACCGACAGCATCTGCCCCGGAGACTCCGGCGGTCCGCTGATCAGCGGCGGCAAGGTCGTGGGCATCGTGTCGTCCGGCAACAAGTACTGCGACGAGCAGTTCCCGGTCTCGGTCTTCGTACGGGCGGACTCGGTCTCCGCGGATCTGGGGATCCCCACCCGCTGAGGCGGTCCCCGTCACCGGGGGGCCGTCGACCGTGGTGCTCGTGCTGCCGGGGCGGCGCCTCAGGCCGCGAACCCGATGGCGGTCACGAACTCGTACTCCCCCCACTGACTGCCCAGGTCCACCACGACGTCGTTGACCCAGGCCTCGTCGAGCGCGGCGTCGTCGCCCGCGGCCCACGCCCGCACGATGCGGTCCCAGTGACGGACGTTCAAAGTGCGGTACTCGACGGCCCGTTGGCGGGGCCGGGGCACCTGGCTCTGGTTGAGCGGATGGAACTCGACCCGGGTGCCGCGGCCCTCACGGGTCAGGCGTACGAGCAGATACCGGGCGACGTTCTGCCGGCGCACGGTCCGGTAGGCGCTCTCGATCTTCTCCAGGTTGCGCTTGGAGGGGCTGCGGCGCTCCTCCAGCCACGCCCTCAGCGTGCGGTCGGTGACCGTGAGCCCGGCCTCCCGGGCGGTGGCGCGGGCGTGTTCGGTGCGGGTGAGGTAGTGCAGCCGGGCCAGCAGGCCGCGCCGGGTGGTGATCGGGGTGGCGATGAAGGTGGCGAGCGCGTCGAGCTGCCGGGCCACCGCCTCGTGTCCCCTGATGCCCCGAGCCCCGTACTTCCCGAACTCGATGTTCCTCTCCGGCACCCCGTCTCCTCACGTCCGCCGCTGGTCCAAGGATGCTCGCCGGCCTGCACCGCAGAACATCCAGAGGCTACCGCCCCCCACGCTCATCCGTTCGGCGGCTCGGCGCCGACGGTGTAGACGTCCTTCACCTTCACCTCGGTGACACCGCGCCCCTCGGCGAACACCGCGCGCCAGTCGCCGACCACGTGCAGCTCGTCGGTTCCCATCGCGCGGACGACCGTGAGGCCCTCGTCGTAGGCCCGGTGCGCCTTCCACCACAGGTTCACGAAGGCCTGGGAGCGGATGAGGTGCATCCAGTCGGCGCGGTAGAGCTCCCGGTTGTAGTTCGACTCCCCCATCGTGGAGACGAACTTGCTGTACATGGCCTTCACGTACTCCAGCGTCACCTCGTCGCCCTCGGCGATCGCCCGGTCGCGGGCGTCCTTGAGGGCGATGCGGAACTTCTCCAGGAGGTTCTCGGTGGCACCGGAGGTCCAGGACTCGTGGATCTCCGGCGGGTCGCACAGCCCGTACCTGGGGCCCGCCAGGCGCAGCAGCAGCCGCAGGGTCGGCTCGGTCACCCACAGCGGGCCCGGCTCGTCCCGGCTGCCGAGCGGGTTCGGCAGGTAGGCGTCGTGGTCCCAGGCGGACGGGGTGATCAGGTGGACGCCGGCGCGACG
This genomic window contains:
- a CDS encoding GNAT family N-acetyltransferase, translating into MTSRDAAVLDDPVGASLRGPHTSLARRHGRAAAYLPEVATFAAVSPEPEAADWEDLARLLGPGAFADMFSAEGTPPPDWAPVFALEGRQMIRAATDSAEGIDTGVVELGAADVPEMLALAALTRPGPFWPRTHELGTYLGIRAHGRLVAMAGERLRPPGWAEISAVCTAPEARGQGHAARLVNALSARILARGERPFLHVAEANTAAIALYERLGFGTRRPVTFRGFCIP
- a CDS encoding serine protease; the protein is MPIRPSARTRAGTRTAGAVTTTVLAAAALLSTAAPASAVKGGRPVTTAARPYAMLIEFEGSQFCTGTLIAPTKVLTAGHCVESAGDVSSLTVVGGRTQVDGTGGTERAVTSARMDSRYGSPGYAHDAAVLTLDAPMPYRTIKVAGPGDAKLVADGRKATVLGWGRTGPGVKGTRLKQATLVISPVTACRPYTDQDTDPAEMLCGMPRPGTTDSICPGDSGGPLISGGKVVGIVSSGNKYCDEQFPVSVFVRADSVSADLGIPTR
- a CDS encoding transcriptional regulator; this translates as MPERNIEFGKYGARGIRGHEAVARQLDALATFIATPITTRRGLLARLHYLTRTEHARATAREAGLTVTDRTLRAWLEERRSPSKRNLEKIESAYRTVRRQNVARYLLVRLTREGRGTRVEFHPLNQSQVPRPRQRAVEYRTLNVRHWDRIVRAWAAGDDAALDEAWVNDVVVDLGSQWGEYEFVTAIGFAA